A genomic stretch from Desulfohalobium retbaense DSM 5692 includes:
- a CDS encoding DUF4212 domain-containing protein: protein MNTATLYWRQNLRLMAGLLSVWALVSYGCGIFFVVPLNTIRLGGFPLGFWFAQQGSILVFVVLIFVYAWRMNHLDRKYDVHE, encoded by the coding sequence ATGAACACCGCTACCCTGTATTGGCGACAGAATCTGCGCCTGATGGCCGGACTTTTATCGGTCTGGGCCCTAGTTTCGTATGGCTGCGGCATTTTTTTCGTCGTTCCCCTGAACACCATCCGACTTGGAGGCTTTCCTCTGGGCTTCTGGTTCGCCCAGCAGGGATCAATCCTGGTCTTTGTGGTCCTCATTTTTGTCTACGCCTGGCGGATGAATCATCTCGACCGCAAATACGACGTCCATGAATAA